A region from the Hippoglossus hippoglossus isolate fHipHip1 chromosome 16, fHipHip1.pri, whole genome shotgun sequence genome encodes:
- the irx1a gene encoding iroquois-class homeodomain protein IRX-1a yields the protein MSFPQLGYPQYLSASQAVYGGERPGVLTSSSRGGSSEIGGSPSATAAAVSSVLGMYANPYAHNYSAFLPYTSADLALFSQMGSQYELKDSPGVHPGSFAAHTSPAFYPYGQFQYGDPARPKNATRESTSTLKAWLNEHRKNPYPTKGEKIMLAIITKMTLTQVSTWFANARRRLKKENKVTWGRSKEDGEENLFGSGDEAEKNEDEEEIDLESIDIDKIDDNDGDQSNEDDDDKSTEGSREHRGGVGAGGELDSLEKRRAFALQAHEAFDKSKSTISVHAGSKESSDGNNNNTTRVLSPDRSGSFPLPSNNKPKIWSLAETATSPDTSSQKPSSPCGPAATTHPSAPHHQIQTHPAFLPSHGLYTCQIGKFHNWTNGAFLGQNSLLNVRSFLGVNQHHHHHHNHHLQQQQQQPTSVVVSPVAAAAALSNDSKAPRETHSPKHIDHENGVRSVSPPTQILKSSFRPIHDRSSLPSSARSPPDATQRVLTALSSA from the exons ATGTCTTTCCCCCAGCTAGGCTACCCGCAGTACTTAAGTGCCTCCCAGGCGGTGTACGGGGGCGAGAGACCGGGAGTGCTTACGTCTTCGTCCCGCGGAGGGAGCTCCGAAATCGGGGGTAGTCCTTCCGCCACCGCGGCGGCGGTCAGTTCGGTGTTGGGCATGTACGCCAACCCGTACGCGCACAACTACAGCGCTTTCTTACCTTACACCAGCGCGGACCTGGCTCTTTTCTCACAAATG GGGTCCCAGTATGAGCTGAAGGACAGTCCTGGCGTGCACCCTGGCAGCTTCGCAGCCCACACCTCACCTGCCTTCTACCCATACGGTCAGTTCCAGTACGGGGACCCGGCCAGGCCCAAGAACGCCACCCGGGAGAGCACCAGCACCCTGAAGGCCTGGCTCAACGAGCACAGGAAAAACCCGTACCCGACCAAGGGCGAGAAGATCATGCTGGCCATCATCACCAAGATGACGCTGACGCAGGTCTCCACCTGGTTCGCCAACGCCAGGAGGAGGCTCAAGAAGGAGAACAAGGTGACCTGGGGCAGGAGCAAAGAGGACGGGGAGGAGAACTTGTTCGGCAGCGGGGACGAGGCGGAGAAGAacgaagacgaggaggagatcGATTTGGAGAGCATTGACATCGACAAGATCGACGACAACGACGGGGATCAGAGCAACGAGGACGATGACGATAAATCGACGGAGGGCAGCAGGGAGCACAGGGGCGGTGTGGGTGCGGGGGGAGAGTTGGACAGCTTGGAGAAAAGACGGGCCTTCGCCCTGCAGGCCCACGAGGCCTTTGACAAATCGAAGAGCACAATTTCAGTTCACGCAGGGAGTAAGGAGAGCTCGgacggcaacaacaacaacacgacTAGAGTTTTGTCTCCGGACAGATCCGGGAGCTTTCCTCTCCCGTCCAACAACAAGCCTAAGATCTGGTCTCTAGCAGAGACCGCCACTAGCCCCGACACTTCATCCCAGAAACCCTCGTCCCCCTGTGGCCCCGCGGCCACCACTCACCCGTCAGCCCCCCACCACCAGATCCAAACCCACCCGGCCTTCCTCCCCAGCCACGGACTGTACACTTGCCAGATTGGAAAGTTCCACAACTGGACGAACGGGGCTTTCCTGGGCCAGAACTCCCTGCTCAACGTGCGGTCGTTTCTGGGAGTAAAccagcaccatcaccaccaccacaaccaccacttgcagcagcagcagcagcagccgacgTCGGTGGTGGTGTCTCCGgtagcagctgcagcagcgctCAGCAATGACAGCAAGGCCCCACGAGAGACCCACAGTCCCAAACACATAG ACCATGAAAACGGTGTAAGGTCTGTTTCACCTCCAACACAGATCCTGAAGTCTTCCTTTCGACCCATCCATGACAG ATCCTCTCTGCCTTCCAGCGCCAGGAGTCCACCAGACGCCACGCAACGCGTCCTCACTGCTCTCTCCTCGGCTTGA